The nucleotide window CTTGTTACAAATACTAGTAGCCTTAAGTTGACACGTTCCTTAGTGTCGGTAATAGCCCCCTAGTTGGATTGTTATATACATCCCTAAtccaaataaaaagaaaaaaaaatgcttaaTTAAATTAGGATGGTTAAATACACTTATATCTTCTAATTTCTCAAGAATTAatcaagaaaacaaataaaaaaaaaagtgactTGTTGTAGTAGGCATGCAATGAATAACAATGTGAGAAGTAAAATTTGAAGCTCTAATGCATATAATAACGAGAAAAACCCAAATAGAAACAGAAAGTCTTGAAATTAAGTGAAAAAATGCATGGAGGAAGAAAAGGCCTTTTTGTTGTGAGAGGATTCGCCAATTGTATAGAAGGAAACTAAAGTAACTTCCACTTATTGATTCTATACATCAAAAAGTgagaaaattttgcaaaaaagGAAAAATTTTCAAACCATAAAGGGAGAGGAAATCAAAGAGAAATAGTTTAGGGGCTCCGCACGTTGGATACGCCAGGTGATGGAGGTAGTCAAACCAGATCTCATAGAAGCAGCCGAAGTTGGAGGTGCTGCTCATGTGGGTGTTTGGTGATGTCAGAGATGATGAGCTTCATTTGTATCTTTAATGATGCATATAAGTGAAGGTGGAGAAAGGATTATTTTCTAGGGAAGGAAAATGTTGGAAGTTAACTGGAAGAGTTAAGTAGCCTACAATTAGAAAAGATAGACTTTTAGACCCAATAGGTTGTTTGTTTTCTATTATGCGGTCATATGATCAATTTTGGAATTTGTatgttcaaaatttaaaaaatttaaattttattgcgctattttaaaaaattttaaaagtgtgAATGACACAttcaatttgaccataactcaaatgatgattattttttttaagattcTGAATGGACTtttacttttaatatatttttacatTAGATAGGGTCAAGgatgaaatagaaaaaaaaaaaaaaagtgattagATGAATTTGGCTATGGAGCCAaggatgaaattaattttagtgaaATTCAGCTTTCCAAAAATTTAAAACACTTTCCAAATTACATCTCTCATTTCCAAGTAGTCGAAGTAACTAGTAAGCCAATGGAAAGAGTGACAGTGAAGTTTGAGTCCGTCCACCACGTTACTCCTATTATCTTGTGCTTTCCTTTATTTATTTaccaatatattatttatttatttgtgacAATACTCTGCGCACAAATTCAATAGCAATTAATTTttctatatattaaatttaaattttattattttactttttattaaaattatttttaacatttatttataaaatttgattattaaaatttatagctttaatactttattttaatgtcacgacccaacctatgggccggatcggcattaggacttgggccagcctaaagcccccgaggcccgtagtaagcctaactattcattaattcaactctaaggcccatttgggcccagtttcaagaaatcaaccggacagagtccggccataaagtggatctttcaacggggagtttttaattcacccgacctgtaaacaaaatatatcatcaattggggagctcagctcaccctccacatactcatatcaacataaagataaataggagctcagctccctcatccagtccatcaaacatgcatgtaataagtttacaggtccacataacaatttatattacagacccgaatcatttaaatatttctaatacatgcggaaattctaggattaaataaaattacacaaatattgataaacaacctgcgaaggagaaaagcaggttaaccacaataaaatcctcctgtagcctgaaaaaatattgaacatgagtgagcgttcgactcagagagtaaaatatcaattttaaccataatctctataactatctaaaactaatgcaccctgtagagtgaaatgcaacaccagcaataatttcacatcataacatcaaaaaggtaatttagagcactcacgcacccagcaatatcaatcatatatatatgagagctgatcccctatacagccctcttaattccaactgtgccagcgaagaactcagctcggacttccacttaataaccaaatcggggtcccagcgaagaactcaagccgtgtctaccccgaaggaccgagtcccagcgaagatctcaagccgtgtctacccgtcttatccatagtccacaccacatcacacgcacgccaacgcacacacactgctccaaattaccacaacaacatacatggcactttcacagttatgaatgcaacataaatcgtgcctaaagtttatctatatagatatatgcatataagtgatgcatgggcatgcttgaacatataataatagtgaaattacaattaaaattaatattttactaacagacttgacaacgttcactgtggcggctgggcggaggaagaaggctgtcccggctcacctgacaattacattacaattatttaacacaattgactcaatacaaatcatgaaaagaccaaatacgtcctaagtcgtgcaaaAAATAcggcagagtctcctctatacctaggacctacccaacctgcaaaagagctcaaaacgcacttctatattcacaattcatatatccacaactcaatcacatcacacagcccctcctggacccatcaaatcaatcattcatcacagtatataaaatttcaatttagtccttataattgatcatttttgcaaaaactgcccaaataagctctaaaaattctaaaactttgccccggtccttagcaatattactaggctattgcaaaaagaatcataattttctgagctaccacgaatattttatgaaattttaatcctatttaagcactagaaaattacgaaaaagtaaggttcgggtttacctttgccgattccgacttcggggacgcgcttgagacgtctgacaatggggggggggggtagccaaaacctcggtccgaTTCGGAAACTTTtctggtaacgggtctgtctggccggaaattcacaaacctggacaactgtcgaatttctgcgaattgaggatacctacacgaagcccacaacacgggggttagtacataaattttttagaattttttaagctcatttaatgctcggaaaaacactgcgaagttccgtgggacccaccgaaaaacggtatcggaaaattttgaaatttgtatccccgcgaagctctcgacgagtggagcgctctggtactctcggttttctcgtggggtttacggtttgtgagaaatctagcctaaaagtcaaaatgggctaaaacttcccgggtaaaaattggacaaaccgctcaatggatttcggtgttcttggtgtctatggaaagctctcgacgagtagatgagtttagacacaagacccggttcgattggtggccggatcggccggattttggtcgGGAAGTCGAACGGTCGCGACGCCACGCGCATCGCTCGAGCGGTTTTCCTGCTCCAGCGCGGCCGTGGGGAGGGTCGAGGCGCCACGGCGAGGTGGGGTGGTGGTGagaggcggcgcggcaagggaaggagggaggagagagaaaaagagagagaaagggagaggggtcggacgcgcgcggggaaggaggaagaaaaagaagaagaccggtccgattcgaccggtccagttcgatttggccggttcgattcggaatacaaaattttaaatttttattctgccTCGGaatcgaaaacgaggtccaaaaattccgaaaaaatttcataaaattcagaaaaattcgtagacttcaaatatatttttagttttgccacgtggtctttaaataaatttttaaaaattatcaaagtttatattttcgaaaaatcgaacccgatttttaaaatctgaaaaatgtcaataatttcttaaaatttaaataaaattaaaatatcaataatattcataaaataataaaaatttaaaattttgggtgtTACATTTAATCTTTATATATTTAGATTTTCAATTCCCTATCACCTTCCGTAACCTATTTTTTATAGTTaacatatattatttaaatatatcatCAGTCACAAAAATaatcaaatataaaaataaaaattatatatgaaaGCGTCATCATAATAATTAATAGATAAATAAtcatgaaaatattaaaatttaattgaaaaaatataattatattttttaaaaattttaattataattataatactaagctaaattattatttattttaaatgaaaaGAGTAATTACGGTAATTGAAtgataattattattatgataaaaattattattttattttattaattaattataagttactatatatattaattttatatattaattttaaaaatataagcaTTAGACAAAGCAAACaattttacaaaattaaataGAGTAATATCTTAAATATAACttagataatttttaaaaaataataataaaataaataataaaatattagttCACAGCATGGTAACACTATTGTTAAGTCGTTAACGATAATTTAGTGCAAATCACTATCCTCCACTTAAATCCAATGaactatttataaaattatatataacaaaaaatcagtacaaaatataaatatatcatGAGAattgagatcattaaaataaatgataattatttaaattaaactaattaaatgatggtactaaattaaattatttttatttaaataataataagtatgataattaaatggaaattggtattataataaaaataattattgtttattaattaattatatggatTATAatgtattattttaaatataacttaaattattaacagattattaatataataatattaaaaaattaataataaataatttagcaAAGTGCAGCTTCAagattgatttatttatttatacatAGACTAGACCTGAAGTAAACCCGTCAACCTAAATTTCTCTTTCTATCTATCTTTCAAGCTACGCTACAACTTCTGAattttctgtgtccttggaaagaCCGTTGCAAAGTCTTCTCTCCACTCACGTCCTCATTTCCATTTTCTCTCTACTTCTTTCTCAGGAAACAAGCAGAGCAAGAGTCAACCCAACCCAACCCATTATACCTTAAACCCAAAATCTTTTATTTTGTGTGATTCTTCGTCATGATGACCATTTGCATGGCTTTTTTCAGAAACCTGGTGTCTTTGTTTCTGGCATCAACACTTGTGATGAGCAGTGTGTTTGGTCGTTTTGTTGTGGAGAAGAGTAGCATAAGTGTATTGTCTCCATTGAATTTGAGTTCAAAACAGGACAGTGCAATAGGCAACTTCGGTTTACCAGATTATGGTGGGTTGATGGTGGGTTCTGCCGTGTATTCTGATAAAGAACCTTTGGGGTGTCAGCCCTTTGATGGTGATAAGCCTTTCAGGTCTATGTCTTGTCATCCCACCATTCTTCTTCTTGATCGCGGAGGTATTTCTTGTTTTCTTTTTTCTAATTAGAGCCGTCTGTCTCTCTTTCTTTGTAACTCTAGGCTTTAACACTACAACTGTGTTCCATTTACTTTTAGATTGAGGAGGATTATTCTTTTGATCTTGATGAATTGTTTGATATGATAAGATTATTCTTATTAATTTCATCAAGCAATTTTGTAAAAATATCCAATCATTTATAAGTATTGTGCTTCTAAGACAAATCGATATTTAACCTATTGGATTGTCAATTTCTCCCCAACCTCAAAATCCGTTAGTTAAGGTTAGAGGTAATAAAATACTATTGAGTTTCAATATGTCTTGGATTCAGGTTCACAATATCGGGTCCAACCAAGATTTTTCCTCAGAACCCACTGCCTCCtatataatgaaaaaaaaaaaaaaaaatccactctTTTTTATTTGGTTCTCTTTGTTCTTACGTTTTCTATGCTTCCATTTTTATAGATTGATGGCATAGCAACTAGGTGATTTTCAAATGCTTCTCAAAATTTTAGTTTCCCATTCTTATTATCTCGTGCTTTGGTGGTgtggaaattataaaaaaaaaaaaaaaaatcttcctgTTCAGTAAGCAGCACTCTCTAATTAAGTCTACTGTTTACATTCATAAAAATAGAGATTCCTGTTACTATATTCCCAAATTTAATTTTGatctttttgtttttcttttggtGAATGCAGAATGCCATTTTGCTTTGAAAGTATGGAATGCCCAGCAAGCTGGAGCTGCAGCAGTGGTAGTTGTTGATAATATAGATGAGCCACTAATAACTATGGACTCTCCTGAGGCAAATGGTAACGCAGATGGGTATGTAGAGAAGATTCAAATCCCATCAGCTTTGATAGAGAGATCTTTTGGTGAGAGCTTGAAGCAAGCCTTGAAGAATGGAGAAGATGTTATGATCAAATTGGACTGGCGAGAGTCAGTGCCAAATCCTGACCAGAAAGTTGAGTACGAGTTTTGGACAAACAGCAATGATGAATGTGGGACTCGATGCAATGAGCAGATGGAATTCGTGAAAAGTTTCAAAGGTCATGCTCAAATCTTTGAGAAAGGGGGTTACACATTGTTCACACCACACTATATTACTTGGTATTGCCCACAAGCTTTTATTCTTAGCAGTCAGTGCAAGTCTCAGTGCATAAACCATGGGAGATACTGTGCGCCTGATCCAGAGCAGGATTTTGGGGAGGGATATCAGGGTAAAGATGTGGTGTATGAGAACTTGAGACAGCTTTGTGTCTATAGAGTTGCCAAAGAGATTGGCCGATCATGGGTTTGGTGGGATTATGTGACAGATTTCCATATTAGGTGTTCCATGAAGGAGAATAGATATAGCAAAGAATGTGCTGAGGAAGTTCTCAAATCATTTGGTGAGTTCTCTTATGTGGTATTGTTTTGTATAGAATCCTTCTTGGATCAGGTTTCTTATGCTTATAGTTATCAACACAGATCTGTCTGTTGATAAGATCAAAAAGTGCATGGGTGATCCTGAAGCTGATGTGGAGAATGAAGTGCTGAAAGCTGAGCAAGAACTCCAGGTCATGCTTCATTTTTTGACACCTTTTCTGTTATATTCTCTGGCACACACCCCACCAAGAGATGCAAATGTCTCGGAAACGTATGGCTGTACCTAATGTACGCCATTGTTTTTGTTCTTTTTAATGGAATTTAGGTTGGGCGAGGATCTCGTGGTGATGTTACCATCTTACCAACCTTAGTTATTAATAATGTTCAGTATCGAGGTTCGTATACAAGGGCCATGAATGAATTATATATCTTGTCATTGTGTATAATTGAAGTATACTGAATGGATGTGTTCCCGCACATTGAAATTTTAGCACATACTCTGTAGTGTATTGTCTTCTGAGTTGTGTAGCAAGTGCATTTGactctaattaaatttaatatgttagTGCTATTTCATAGTAGATCTATTAATCATTTCGGTATTCCAAATCCCGGTTTCCAGCAGTTTTGCCTATAACATAGACTACTTGAATCGTTATATTAGCTGACCAGAAAGGCAGAGTTAATCAGTACCCTTTCCCTCTCTATCTTGTATTTCTTTCCATTctaatttctaaataatattGGGCTGTCATGATCTGACTTGCCAGTTATGTGTAACAAGAGTATGTAATTGGCTTTGATGAAAAACATTTCTATATTTGtttgtgttgggaatatacaAGTGTGGAATTCCTACGTCGGAAAAAGATGGGATATAAGTGGGAAGAACTGTCTATGGTTTTGGATTGGATATGGTGTCAAGCCTATGAGTGTGTTCTTTAACAAGGCCCATCAAAGAAGGATTCTCCCTAGGCGCTTTGCGCTCTCCAGATCTCTAACAGTTTGCTTATCTAATGTAGTTTGTTTGCAATGGGTTTATAAATGTTATAGTTTTGGTTTATCGGCATTTCTTATTCCCAATTTTGTTTGGTTACGACATCCCTTTCAGCTACTTGTTCTACTTTCTGTCTTTGATCAGTCGTCTCATCTTTTCCACAAATTTAGAATTTAATTTTTCCCTTCATGGTTACTTTCCCCATTTGCTTTGCTTAATTTCTTTATCCCTTTGCTCTATAACCCATAAAGTTATGAAATTGTTTAATTTTCACTCAGCTAGCCACAATTGTTTATCTATCAACTGATTCTATATATTTTCTGATAAATTCTTGCTAATGTTTCTGCACTAGTTGTTGAATATTAATGTATAACGAAGCTTTTTTTTTtgcttattttttttaattttctttccctGAAGGAAAATTGGAGAGAACTACTGTGCTGAAGGCCATATGTTCTGGATTTAAGGAGACCACTGATCCCCCAATCTGCTTAAATTCAGGTTGATTTACTTATTTTACCTTCAAACTGGGGCTGTTTAGTGTTTACTTCACAGTTGAAAAGAAAAATGTGCTCTTATTATTATATATTGGTAAATTTTTCTCAATTTGCTTTGTTTTGTTTTCATAGATCTTGAGACAAATGAGTGTCTTGAAAGGAATGGAGGCTGTTGGCAGGACAAACATTCTAACATAACTGCTTGCAAGGTATACTGATACAAGCTCCCTCATGAAAATTGCTCTACTTTAACCATTCTACCATTCTATATAATTTGCTCTTTATTTTTTCCCCTAGATATATATTGATAGTATCATGAACTTGGTTAGGACACATTTAGGGGAAGAATTTGCGAGTGCCCAGTTGTGAATGGTGTACAGTACAGAGGAGATGGCTATGCATCTTGTGAAGGTACATTTTTCTTTTCCCTACTTGAGAAGTATGTTTTttgtttatcaatgaattttgtaACAGAAAAAGAACATTGTGACTATAGAAAATAGTTATTGTGATATTAGTGAATAATGTGAAATGTCTTCCCAATTTGACATCCAGATCTGAATATTAATAACAATGGATGAGAGAATATACGATGTAGAACTGGCCTATTTGAGCCTCAACATCGAACAGAAAGGAAGGGCTatacacttttagttctagccttTATAAATTACATAATCTTTGGTTACTGTAGAAGGCAAAATATAGAATTTCCCTTTTGGTATCAGtagaaacttgaaaattttgaacaattcacATCAGCTTATATGACCAATATACAAGCTGTGAGATTACAAGTTTCTATCAAACAATCTAAGGGAAGGACAGATATTTATGTTTCTTCTGTTGTTAAGTTTAAAATAGTTGGAGTGAAGTGAAGCGGATAAGCATGATTAAGCATAATCTATCTCATCGATGATTAAACATAATCTTCTCACTTTATCTTTGATGACAGCTTTTGGACCTGCAAGATGTACTATAGGTAATGGAGGATGCTGGTCAGAAGAAAGAAATGGGTTAACTTTCTCAGCTTGCTCAGTTCAGTGATTTTATGCATTGTTTAATTTCTGGTTttactgatttttttttattttatcttttctGGTTTGTAATCAATAATTTTCTCTTTCTTGTTTCCATCTTGATGAAATTGCTTTATACACGAAATAGGAGTCCCAGTTATCAGGCTGTCAGTGCCCAGAAGGTTTTCATGGGGATGGTCATGACAAGTGTGAAGGTTTTTTTCCCCTTCTATCTGTATCATTGTTGAGCACATTTTAATTATATGCTTATCTCTAACAATTCTTCTTTTTTtaattctgttgcacaccagacaCCAATGAATGCAAGGAACGTACTGCTTGTCAATGTGGTGGTTGCTCCTGTAAGAATACTTGGGGCGGATATGAGTGCAAGTGTAAGGGAGACCTCCTTTATATAAAGGAACAAGATGCTTGCATTGGTAAGATAATAAAATAGTGTCATAAACCCTGTAAATCTTTTGTGTGGCATGACAATCAACCTGTGTGTCTATTGCGATAGTTTTCAGGTTATTTCCCATGCATGAAAATTGAAAAGAGGCCAagcctttgcacagccataaggTTGCTCTGTAATCTTCATGGGCTCAAGTTGAGAAAATGTCTCTGAATATTGAGTGTAGAAAGACCCTTGCAAAGAAGGGTCCCTTTTGCATTTGGAATGCTCTTTTCACGTCCATGAAAAGTGCAGCTTTTGCTTTATGAATCTAAGTTGGGAGATTCTTTATTTATAACCTAATTGGTAACCAAACCTCTATTGTCAAGAGGAAGTTgtagttttgaatttttttttggaatttttataaaaaataacaatCTTGCTAAGTTCTTGATAAACCACTGCAATTTAGCTATTGCATAACTCGCAGATGTTAATATTTGGGAATGTCATTCTTCACATGGAACCTCTACTTACCCGTATCACCCAAGTTTGAAATGATGGATTTCTGTTTGTTAATGACTGAAATATTTTAACTTTTCTTCATTCATCTATTTGACAGAAAGAAACGGATCTAAATTTGGATGGTTCCTCACATTTGTGCTCGTAGCAGTTGTAGCAGGAGCTGGTCTTGCTGGTTATATATTCTACAAATACAGGCTTCGGGTATGTCTAAATACACTCCATAGATCAACTTGATATGTTCATATCAATTTATCCCCCCTTTTTTTTGTTGATTTATCTCTAattagaattcaaattcaagatcTCACAAATTTGCAAATGGCTAAGTTCATCGAGAGTTTATCTATTCTTTTATTGGTGATGAATTCTTCACTAATAAACATTTCTCTTTCCATTTGCAGTCTTACATGGACTCGGAGATcatggctattatgtcacagtaCATGCCACTTGACAAGCAACATAACAATGAAGTTGCAACTGAAGCCCAACTGCTTCGCCAGAGCACATCTGTGTAAGGTAGCAAATTATTTTCCTTCTATAGCTGGTCTAACTTTGGTACTCCTCAAATGTTTTCATACAATTGATTC belongs to Hevea brasiliensis isolate MT/VB/25A 57/8 chromosome 4, ASM3005281v1, whole genome shotgun sequence and includes:
- the LOC110667957 gene encoding vacuolar-sorting receptor 6, with protein sequence MMTICMAFFRNLVSLFLASTLVMSSVFGRFVVEKSSISVLSPLNLSSKQDSAIGNFGLPDYGGLMVGSAVYSDKEPLGCQPFDGDKPFRSMSCHPTILLLDRGECHFALKVWNAQQAGAAAVVVVDNIDEPLITMDSPEANGNADGYVEKIQIPSALIERSFGESLKQALKNGEDVMIKLDWRESVPNPDQKVEYEFWTNSNDECGTRCNEQMEFVKSFKGHAQIFEKGGYTLFTPHYITWYCPQAFILSSQCKSQCINHGRYCAPDPEQDFGEGYQGKDVVYENLRQLCVYRVAKEIGRSWVWWDYVTDFHIRCSMKENRYSKECAEEVLKSFDLSVDKIKKCMGDPEADVENEVLKAEQELQVGRGSRGDVTILPTLVINNVQYRGKLERTTVLKAICSGFKETTDPPICLNSDLETNECLERNGGCWQDKHSNITACKDTFRGRICECPVVNGVQYRGDGYASCEAFGPARCTIGNGGCWSEERNGLTFSACSESQLSGCQCPEGFHGDGHDKCEDTNECKERTACQCGGCSCKNTWGGYECKCKGDLLYIKEQDACIERNGSKFGWFLTFVLVAVVAGAGLAGYIFYKYRLRSYMDSEIMAIMSQYMPLDKQHNNEVATEAQLLRQSTSV